The Neptunomonas concharum genomic interval TCATTTATTTAGCGTGCTGGTTTTATATGAAGTACCCGTTGCGTATATAAGTGCTAGGAATGGGAATCTAAAACGGCATAGAGGTAATATGATTGGTGTTTATGTGGGTGGCTTGTTAGTCGCTGGAGCGTTTGCCTTTACACCCGGTAGGCTTTTGCATACATGGCTGATTGCATAACCGATTAATGCTGTGCTGTTGTGAAAAAGGCCGATGCTTTAGCATCAGCCTTTTGGGTTAGAGCCGCTAATTCAATAGGGATTAGCCAATCTGGGCTTTGATAAAGTCGACAATACCTTCGGCTGGTACGTCTTGTTTATCGGTGTCGCGGCGGCCTTTATATTCGAAGGTGCCAGCTTGAATGCCCCGATCCGAAATAACCAGTCTGTGGGGTAGGCCCATCAGTTCCATATCGGCAAACTTGACGCCAGGGCGTTCTTTACGGTCATCTAGCAATACATCGATACCCGCTGCTTGCAGGTCGGCATAGAGCTGATCCGATACTTGGCGTACTTCTTCTGACTTATCGTAATTCAGCGTTACCAGCGCTACTTGGAAAGGCGCTAATGATGCTGGCCAGATGATGCCATTCTCATCGTGGTTTTGCTCGATAGAGGCGGCCACCACGCGGGTAACACCAATTCCGTAACAGCCCATCTCCATCAGTACCGCTTTGCCGTTTTCATCCAGTACGGTTGCATTCATTGCATCAGAGTACTTGGTGCCTAACTGGAAGATGTGGCCGACTTCGATTCCTCGCTTAATCTGCAAGGTGCCTTGTCCGCATGGGCTTGGGTCACCCTCAACCACGTTACGGATATCCGCTACTTTAGGGGTTGGTAGGTCACGTTCCCAGTTGATGCCAAAATAGTGTTTGTCATCAATGTTTGCACCAGCGCCGAAGTCTGACATCTTCTCGACACTGCGATCAATGATGCAGGGGATAGGTAGGTTAACCGGGCCTAACGAGCCTGGGCCTGCACCTAGGATGCCGCGAATCTCTTCTTCTGTCGCAAAGCGGAATGGTTCGGCAACTTCGGCTAGTTTTTCGGCTTTGATCTCGTTCAGTTCATGATCGCCACGCACAAGTAGTGCGACAAAGTCAGCTTCGCAAGCTTCAGATGCAGCAACGATCAGTGTTTTAACGGTTTTCTCAATCGCTAAACCAAACTGGGATACCAGTTCATCAATCGTTTTAGCGTTGGGTGTATCAACCAGTGTCATCTCAGCGGTTGGGGCAGGGCGCTCACCAGCCGGTGCTAAGGCTTCAGCCATCTCAACATTGGCTGCGTAGTCACTGCTGTTTGAGAATGCGATATCGTCTTCACCGGATTCAGCTAGTACATGGAATTCATGGGAGCCGGAGCCACCAATCGAGCCGTTATCGGCGATCACTGGGCGGAAATCTAAACCGAGTCGGGTAAAGATGTTGGTGTAGGCCTGATGCATCACTTGATAGGTTTCTACCAAGGAGTCTCGATTGATGTGGAACGAGTAGGCATCTTTCATGATGAATTCACGAGAGCGCATTACGCCAAAACGAGGGCGAATTTCATCTCGGAATTTCGTTTGAATCTGGTAAAAATTGGTCGGTAGCTGTTTGTAGCTTTTAATTTCACGGCGAACTAAGTCGGTGATGACCTCTTCATGGGTTGGCCCCACGCAGAAAGGACGATTATGCCGATCATGCAGGCGTAACAGTTCAGGGCCATATTGCTCCCAACGTCCCGATTCTTGCCATAATTCAGCTGGCTGGATCGCAGGCATGAGTACTTCTTGTGCTCCGGCCTTGTCCATCTCTTCACGGACGATACGTTCAACTTTACGCAAAGTGCGCAAGCCCATAGGTAACCACGAGTAGAGGCCTGAAGCTTCTTTGCGAATCATTCCGGCGCGAAGCATCAACTGATGGCTGATGACTTCTGCATCGGAAGGAGTCTCTTTTTGGGTAGCGATAAGAAATTGACTTGCGCGCATGGCGATATAAACCTTTACAAAGTTCGCTTAAAAACCGCCTTATTCTAGGGATATGCTCTGCGCTGAACAAGTGAGATACCTAGATAAGTGAACGATTTATTCATGTCGCTTTCTAAAACTGTCACTTTATAACAACTGAAAAGCGGCTATTGTCATGATTTTCATCTATGAAGCTCGAAGGGAAAAGAGTAAGCTCTTACCTTAGTGCCGATCATCATCTATGTCCTATCGGTTACGTTTAAGATCTTGTTTGTTAATCATATTTTGTTGAGTCTCTTTAGGTATGTATAAGTACTTTACCGCGTTTATTATGATGCTATCCCCCCTATGGGCGTACGCTGGGATTACCTCTATCTTTAAAGATGAAAATGGAAAGACCAACTGGCAGATCTTGGCAAACTGGACCAGTGGAACCCTGAT includes:
- a CDS encoding proline--tRNA ligase, with protein sequence MRASQFLIATQKETPSDAEVISHQLMLRAGMIRKEASGLYSWLPMGLRTLRKVERIVREEMDKAGAQEVLMPAIQPAELWQESGRWEQYGPELLRLHDRHNRPFCVGPTHEEVITDLVRREIKSYKQLPTNFYQIQTKFRDEIRPRFGVMRSREFIMKDAYSFHINRDSLVETYQVMHQAYTNIFTRLGLDFRPVIADNGSIGGSGSHEFHVLAESGEDDIAFSNSSDYAANVEMAEALAPAGERPAPTAEMTLVDTPNAKTIDELVSQFGLAIEKTVKTLIVAASEACEADFVALLVRGDHELNEIKAEKLAEVAEPFRFATEEEIRGILGAGPGSLGPVNLPIPCIIDRSVEKMSDFGAGANIDDKHYFGINWERDLPTPKVADIRNVVEGDPSPCGQGTLQIKRGIEVGHIFQLGTKYSDAMNATVLDENGKAVLMEMGCYGIGVTRVVAASIEQNHDENGIIWPASLAPFQVALVTLNYDKSEEVRQVSDQLYADLQAAGIDVLLDDRKERPGVKFADMELMGLPHRLVISDRGIQAGTFEYKGRRDTDKQDVPAEGIVDFIKAQIG